GCCAATATTTCCAAAATTTATCAGCATAGTCCATCACATTgattaaatgtaaaacaacatatgatcatctcagaAGACATAGTAAAaactttgataaaattaaatatggattcataatttcaaaaatttttagtaAACTTTagcaaacatcatacttaatgctGAACCTTTAGAAGAAATAGTATCAAAGTCAGGAATAAGATAAGGATTTCTCTAGTCACTGATAGAATTTATTAATTAACTGGTATCTTGGCCAAAGCAAcgagacaagaaaaataaagaagatgtaACTATATTAGAAAGAGAGACAAATAATTGTTATTTTCAGACCATATCACTGTGGACATAGAAAATCCAAAGGAATCTGCAAACAATGAGAACTAATAAGAGACTGAGCATAATGTCTGACCATAATTGCAAACAAGACATTTTTCTAACTTGGGTCACAGGTTGACAACTTGTTTACTAATATTGACCTTATTTTATTAAGAACCAGAGAGGTATTTTCCCCAAAATTACACAGCATTTTATTATCACAGCCAAGATATCAACTAAAGTATTATGATGACCTCAAACCCAGTAATACCTCCATTACGAGGTATCACCCATTTGTGCACCATACTAGTACAAATGTGGCAATGGCAGAAATAGTAGTTTTAAAGTGCCATGATTATGAATCCTGAAAATCTTGGCAAACAGAATGAGGATGGAGATGAGATATCCTGTATAAATTGACCTAGAAGTGATTTTGGAGCAGATCTTTCATTCTCATTCAAACAATTTTACTCTTGTTTCATGTCTCAGCTTTCCTTATTCCTGAAAATGACAAGATTTCTGGGAAGATATGGAGAGAAACTATTATGAAATGGAAAGAGACCTGAACTGGGTGGAATGAGATCAGTGAAAAGTCCTGGGGGTATCCCACCAAAAAAACATCTAGAGAAGaactgaaaatgaaagtaaagcCTATGTTGAATTAGAAAGTAACTgcctttgtaaaataaaatttaattaaaagcaTTTGGTAGTTAATCATTCCCTCTTTCTTGAGACATGTTGGCCCATGAGACTCTACTCTCTCTTGGTTCTCTCCTTCCCAAGTGTTATGGCttggatatttgttccctccaaatctcacattgaaatgtgatccccagtgttggagatggggcctagtgggaggtgtttgggtcatgagggtggatccctcatgaatggcttgttgccctccccatggtaataAGTGAGCTTTTGCCCTATTAGTTCAtgtgagacctggttgtttaaaagagcctggtacCTTCCcgcctctctctttttctccgtctctcaccatgtgacatgcctgcccctgcttcattttctgccatgattgtaaacttcctgaagccctcaccagaagctgagcagatgtagGTGCCATtcttgtacagcttgcagaatcatgagccaaataaacctcttttctttatgaattaccccaTCTTGGGTATTCCTTTGTAGCAATGGAAAATGTCTCTGGGTTCAGTCCTTAgacttactcattttttaatctaTCCTGATTCCTTAGGTGATCTCGTTCAGTCTCTTGGTTTGAAATACCAAATTTTATTTCCAACTGTAACCTATTTCTTGAATTCAAGTCTTGTATTCAAGCTACCTactcagaatttccatttggacATTTAACAGGCATCTAAAACTTCACATGTGCCAAATCAAACTCCTGTTTGCCTACCCTCTACCTCCTCCTCTATCTGTCTTCTTCAACTCAGTAAACCGCAGCTCCAATCACTCAGGTTTTTAGGACAGAAAATTATAATTATCCATGACTCCCCTTTCTTATCCCCATATCCATCCATTAGAAAGTTCTATTGACTTTGCCTTGGAAAAAAATGCCTAGAACCCGATAACTTCTCATTGCCTTCACCACCTTTGCCACTACCATCTCTCACCTGCGCTATTGCAGCAGCCACCTAACTAGTCTCCTTGCCTCTATCTTTGTCACCTATAATGTATTTTTCACAGGCTACTAAAGTGATGCTTTAAACACATAAGTCAGATCATGTTATTCCTCTGCTTGCCAATTGTCTCCCATAGTTCtttgaataaaatacaaagttcTTCCCAGGGCTCCCAAGACCCTATATGATGGTTCTTGGCTACCTTTTTAATGTCATCTCCCATCACTTTCCCCTGGCCTATTCCACACCTGTCACGCTAACCACCTCAAAGTTCTTGAACACTCCAAAGCTTTTGCACTAGAGGAGGGCCCTTCCCCAGATAGCCATATGGCTATCTCTTTCTTGAGATCTACTCAGTGTCACCTATCAGACAGGGGCTCTTGTGCCCCTATGAACATCACTCCCTGATCTTTTACTCTCTATCCCCTTACTctgccttattattattttttccttctaggatCTGCTACCCTAAAATCTAAGAAGCATCAGAAGAAAGACTTTGTCTGCTTTGTTCGCTGCCCTATCCCCAGTAAGTAGAACAGTGCGTGGTATACAGCAGACCTTCAATAAGTACATCAAATGAGTAAATGGGTAGCAATAAAAATTGAGTAATTAAGAATTATATCCagcatttccttctttgtatttgGAGAAGAAAATTAGGAGCACAAAACAGTCTGATTTCTGAGGCCCTCATGACTCCATCTTTGTGAGATTGGTATGATGGTAGAGCAGAGTGTGGGCGAAAATTTAGAAACTCCAGAAAGTTgagagaaaatttagaaagaatgCTTCTGCTTTTCAAGGGGGGGAGTTTGTGTCACCTCAAATTGAGAAACTGTTGTTGCTTATTTAAGCCATCCTTAACAGTGCTGTCAACAACTAGTGTAGTTTAAAAAATGGCATttcatgcaaatcaaaaccacagtgagatactatctcatgccagttagaatggcgatcattaaaaagtcaggaaacaacagatgctggagaggctgtggagaaataggaacacttttacactgttggtgggagtgtaaattagttcaaccattgtggaagccagtgtggccattcctcaaggatctagaaccagaaacaccatttgacccagcaatcccattactgggtatatacccaaaggattacaaatcattctgctataaagacacatgcacatgttatgtttattgtagcactgttcacaatagcaaagacttggaaccaacctaaatgcccatcaatgataagactggataaagaaaacgtggcacatatgcaccatggaatactatgcagccataaaaaaggatgtgttcatgtcctttgcagggacatggatgaagctagaaaccataattctcagcaaactaacacaggaacagaaagtcaaCACCTTgtgttctcgctcataagtgggagttgaacagtgagaacacatggtcacagggaggggaacatcccaCAGTAGGGCTTGTCacgggttgggggctaggggagggatagcatcaggagaaatatcaaatgtaggtgacaggttgatgggtgcagtaaaccaccatgccatggcaggtgtatacctatgtaacaaacctgcatgttctgcacatgcatcccagaaattagagtataataataaaaaaatagcatttcaaTAATCACTTGTTTTTCAAGACACCCATAATTAGAGTATGTTATATAGCAAGCATAGCAGacaccttctttttattttttaactttttatttatttatttatttatttttatttttttttattattatactttaagttctaggatacatgtgcacaacgtgcaggtttgttacatatgtatacttgtgccatgttggtgtgcagcacccatcaactcgtcatttacatcaggcataACTCCCAAAGCCATCCCtatcccctcctccctccccataataggccccggtgtgtgatgttcccctttctgtgtccaagtgatctcattgttcaattcccacctctgagtgagaacatgtggtgtttggttttctcttcttgtgatagtttgctgagaatgatggtttccagctgcatccatgtccctacaaacgacacaaactcatccttttttatggctgcatagtattccatggtgtatatgtgccacattttcttctttttttttttttctgtcaagcTGTTCTTTATTTCAGGGAGAAGCCGGGGGAGGGGCTCAGTCTTTCTTGGCAGCAGCTTTCCTCATAGGGGCCAATACCTTGCTCAGCTCCTCCCGCTTCCTCTTGGCGCGGATGTGCGTCCCCCCCCTTTTCTTGATAAACTTGAGGGCCCGTTTGTCCTTGGAGACCTTCAGTAACTCCATGGCGCGCCGCTGGTACGGGGCAAAGCCACACACCTCCCGAATCATGTCCCACACGAACTTGGTGTGTTTCTTCAGACGCCCGTGGCGGCGGCTGTGCCTGGGCTTGCTCACGTTCTTGGTCACCTTGTGGCCCTTGTTGAGGCCCACGGCCATAGGATAGCGTAGAGCCATGGCTGCTGCTCTCCAGTGGCGGCCCTGGCGGAAggggtgccacattttcttaatccagtctgtcactgatggacatttgggttgattccaagtctttgctattgtgaatagtgcagcaataaacatacttgtgcatgtatctttatagcagcatgatttataatcctttgggtatatccccagtaatgggatggctgggtcatatggtatttatagttctagatccttgaggaatcgacatactgttttccacaatggttgaactagtttacaatcccaccaacagtgtaaaagtgttcctatttctccacatcctctccagtaccttttgtttcctgactttttaatgattgccattctaactggtgtgagatggtatctcattgtggttttgatttgcatttctctgatggccagtgatgacgagcattttttcatgtgtcttttggctgtatgaatgtcttttgagaaatgtctgttcatatcctttgcccactttttgatggggttgtttgtttttttcttgtaaatttgtttgagttctttgtaggttctggatattagccctttgtcagatgagtagattgcaaaaattttctcccattctgtaggttgcctgttcactctgatggtaatttcttttgctgtgcagaagctctttagtttaattagatgtctattaggtctgcttggtgcagagctgagttgaagtcctggatatccttgttaactttctgtcttgtggatctgtctaatgttgacagtggggtgttgaagtctcctattattattgtatgggagtctaagtctctttgtaagtctctaaggacttgctttatgaatctgggcgctcctgtattgggtgcatatatatttaggataattagctcttcctgttgaattgatccctttaccaatatgtaatggccttctttgtctcttttgatctttgatggtttaaagtctgttttatcagagactaggatgcaacccctgcttttttttgttctctgtttgcttggtagatcttcctccatccctttattttgagcctgtgtgtgtctctgaatgtgagatgggtctcctgaatatagcaaactgatgggtcttgactctttatccaatttgccagtctgtgtcttttaattggaccatttagtccatttacatttaaggttaatattgttatgtgtgagctTGATCCTGTTATTGTGATATTAGCttgttattttgctcgttagttgatgcagtttcttcctagcatcaatggtctttatattttggcatgttcttgcaatggctggtaccgcttgttcctttccatgtttagtgcttccttcaggatctcttgtagagcaggcctggtggtgacaaaatttctaagcatttgcttgtctgcaaaggattttatttctccttcacttaggaaactcagtttggctggatatgaaattctgggttgaaattcttttctttaagaatgttgaatactggcccctgctctcttctggcttgtagagtttctgccaagagatctgctgttagtctgatgggcttccctttgtgggtaacccgatctttctctctggctgcccttaacattttttccttcatttcaactttggtgaatctgacaattatgtgtcttggagttgctcttctggaggagtatctttgtggcgttctctgtatttcctgaatttggatgttggcctgccttactaggttggggaagttctcctggatgatatcctgaagagtgtttttcaacttggttcaattttcccctcactttcaggcacctcaatcagacgtagatttggtcttttcacataatcccatacttcttgaaggctttgttcatttctttttcctcttttttctctagacttctcttcttgcttcatttcattcatttgatcttcaatcgctgatactctttcttccagttgatcaagtcggttactgaagcttgtgcatctgtcacgtatttctcgtgtcatggtttttatctctgtcagttcgtttatggccttttctgcattgattattctagttacccattcttccattcatttttcaagatttttagtttctttgcgctgggtacatagttcctcctttagctctgagaagtttgatggactgaagccttcatctatcaactcgtcaaagtcattctccgtccagctttgatccattgctggcaatgagctgcgttcctttggagggggagatgtgctcttatttttttaatttccagcttttctgccctgctttttccccatctttgtggttttatctgcctttggtttttgatgatggtgatgtactgatggggttttggtgtgggtgtcctttctgtttgttagttttccttctaacagtcaggaccctcagctgtaggtctgttggagattgcttgaggtccaccccagaccctgtttgtctgggtatcagcagcggaggctgcagaagatagaatattgctgaacagtgagtgttcctgtctgattcttgctctggaagcttcatctcaggggtgtaccctgccatgtgaggtgtggggtgttggtctgcacctaatgggggatgtctcccagttaggctactcaggagtcagggacccacttgagcaggcagtctgtccgttctcagatctcaacctctgtgttgggagatccactgctctcttcaaagctgtcagacagggtcatttacatctgcagaggtttctgctgctttttgtttagcaatgccctgtccccagaggtggagtctacagagacaggcaggcctccttgagctgctgtgggctccacccaggaCCCAGTTTGAGCtacctggtggctttgtttacctacttaagcctcagcaatggtggacacccctcacccagccttgctgctgccttgcagttagatctctgactgctgtgctagcaatgagggaggctccgtgggcatgggaccctcctggccaggtgtgggatataatctcctggtgtgccgtttgctaagacccttggtaacgtacagtattagggtgggagttacccgattttccaggtgttgtgtgtctcagtttcccttggctaggaaaagggattcccttcccctttgcgcTTCCCaagtgaggcgatgcctcgccctgcttcaactttccctggtcaggctgcagcagctgaccagcactgattggctggcactccccagtgagatgaaccccatacctcagttgaaaatgcagaaatcacccgtcttctgtgtcgcttgtgctgggagctggagactggagctgttcctattcggccatcttgccccGGGgattctattttttaacttttaagttcagggatgcaaatgcagatttgttacataggtaaacttgtgtaaTAGCTGCATGTGTAATAGCTGCacatgtagtattccatggcgtatgtgtaccacatttttttacctattgatgggcatttaggttgattccatgtctttgctattgtgaacagtgtgcAGCCACCTTCTTATGAACGTGATTTTGCACTCAATTATCATCTAAAATTATTCTTTAGGCTAGATGcatcatatctgtaatcccagcactttggagaggctgaggcaggaggattgcttgaggccaggagtttaagaccagcctgggctaatatttaaatttttttgggggggggcggagcaagatggccaaataggaacagctccagtctccaattcccagcacgagcgacacagaagaccggtgatttctgcattttcaactgaggtactgggttcatctcactagggagtgctggacaatcagtgctggtcagctgctgcagcccgaccagcgagagctgaagcagggcgaggcatcgcctcacctgggaagcgcaagggggaagggaatcccttttcctagccaggggaactgagacacacaacacctggaaaatcgggtaactcccaccccaatactacGCTTTAaggaaacgggcacaccaggagattatatcccacacctggctgggagggtcccacgcccacggagcctccctcattgctagcacagcagtctgtgatctaccggcaaggcagcagtgaggctgggggaggggcgcccgccattgctgaggcttaagtaggtaaacaaagctgctgggaagctcgaactgggtggagctcacagcagctcaaggaaacctgcctgtctctgtagactccacctctggggacagggcacagtaaacaataacaaaagtagcagaaacctctgcagacgcaaacgactctgtctgacagctttgaagagagcagtggatctcccaacacggaggttgagagctgagaagggacagactgcctgctcaagtgggtccctgacccctgagtagcctaactgggagacatctcccactaggggcagtctgacaccccacacctcacagggtggagtacccccctgagaggaagtttccaaagcaagaatcagacaggtacactcgctgttcagcaatattctatcttctgcagcctctgctgctgatacccaggcaaacagggtctggagtggacctcaagcaatctccaacagacctacagctgagggtcctgactggtagaaggaaaactatcaaacaggaaggacacctacaccaaaaccccatcagtacgtcaccatcatcaaagaccagaggcagataaaaccacaaagatggggaaaaagcagggcagaaaagctggaaattaaaaaaataagagcacatctcccccggcaaaggagcgcagctcatcgccagcaatggatcaaagctggacggagaatgactttgacgagatgagaaaagaaggcttcagtccatcaaacttctcagagctaaaggaggaattatgtacccagtgcaaagaaactaaaaatcttgaaaaaaaattggaagaattgatggctagagtaattaatgcagagaaggtcataaacgaaatgacagagatgaaaaccatgacacgagaaatacgtgacaaatgcacaagcttcagtaaccaactggaagaccagcctgggcaacataacaagaccctgtttctatagaaaaatttttaaaaatagctcatcatggtggtgcacacttgtaatcttaGCCACTGAGAAGGGtggggcagaaggatcacttaagcccaggagtttgattcTGTcctgagctatgattgtaccaccctactgcagcctgggtgacacagagcaagactctgtctcaaaacaaacaaacaaaatccaacaaCTATCTCTGTAAAATAACTAAGTTTGACATTAAAACACGAAATAGAGAACTTTAAATTTTAAGCTagaaaaaaaagcacaggaaTATTTGAATACCTtacgtatatacatacacacacacacacacacatatgtatatatataattatatatacacaattttttttgagacaggatcttgctctgtcacccaggctggagtgcatgatcaTGGTTCAAGGCAGCCatggttcaggtgatcctcccaccttagcctcgtggatagctgggactacaggtgtgtgccactatgctgggctaagttttgtattttttgtagagatgagggtttccccatgttggtcaggctggtttcaaactcctgggctcaagtgatccactcaccttggcctcccaaagcgctgagattaaaggcgtgagcaaccgtgcctggccattattatattttcattactaTTTAACCAACTTTGGACATCTTGAATAGAATACTTCTTCCAATTTTCcgtgaaatatttatatttatgttaaagCCTTCCTGAGAATGCATGTAACTTTCATAATTTAATACTTGAGACTTCACGGACACCAGCCACAGACCTGACAAACTGTTATTTTCCTTCTTGGCTGGTGGGCTTGCTGCATCATAGCCACAGTCTATACTCCTGTTGGCAGCAGTGCACACTGAAACCTTGAGCTTGCTGCCTGAAGCTGGAGCACACTTCTTTCCTCTGGGGGCTTTGGTTCCCTCCTACTCACTCACAGGGCTAAACTTGAGTGTCATATGCTGTTTAGCTCAGCAGGCTATGAGTCTACTGTGCTTTTCTTAGGTTTCTCCAGTTTCTACAAGTCACTTCTGAGTGGGCAGAGGGTGTAGAACCATTTTAGATCTCACATCTCTATTGTGCATTCCGGTTTTCACGCTCCTTCACTCACACTCTCTGTCTGGTTTCCATCAATCACTCAGCCTGACCTTTGGGAAGGAAGCTCTAGGAAGGGAGGTTACTCCTTGCTTGTAACCTCCCAGTGGCTGGTGTGACATGCTGACCCCAAGCACCTAAAGATCTATCTCAAGTATGGTGGAGGGCCTTGGGTTGAAACCATAGAACACTGTTTTTAGAAACTCATGCAAAATGGTCTGAAGTAGGATACAGCTGCTGCAAGAACTAAGATATAAGGCATGATGTTAGACCAGCACAAAAGGGAGATGATACGCTTACTAGATCATGTAAGGAATTTACCTCCTGAAAATATAACAGCATAATCAGAGTTATAAAAAGTTCTTCTCAAATAATGGAAACAGTGGAGGGTAACCAAGAGAACAGTGTAATAACTGAATGCAATTGAATCTCTTACAGTACATTGCCACCACTACAGAAAAGTAGAGTTTTAACTTCTTTGTTATGAATCTCCACCTCTGATGATCGAGTGTGCCTGCAATTCTGTAAGATCCAAAAGGGGAGGAGGTGATGGTACCTCTTTCTGTATTCCCTTAACCTCCAGAAAGAATCT
This region of Macaca fascicularis isolate 582-1 chromosome 1, T2T-MFA8v1.1 genomic DNA includes:
- the LOC102133072 gene encoding large ribosomal subunit protein eL36-like, which gives rise to MFIAALFTIAKTWNQPKCPSVTDWIKKMWHPFRQGRHWRAAAMALRYPMAVGLNKGHKVTKNVSKPRHSRRHGRLKKHTKFVWDMIREVCGFAPYQRRAMELLKVSKDKRALKFIKKRGGTHIRAKRKREELSKVLAPMRKAAAKKD